The genomic segment CTGCCAACGCTCAATCATATTGTGAGGTGTAAAGAAATTACAGCTTGAGGCACTGGATGTAAATTTCATGTCATGCACCTCATGAAATAAAgatgttcatgtacagtatcaTGTTACCCATGTTTTGGTTTCAGGCCATATAGTTTGTGGTCGAACGCTTCGTTCAGATTCTTCTCCAACATCCTGTTGATCCATGAGCTGAAGACTTTGTTTATCATCAAATGCATTCGAGAAGTTCCAAAAAGGTCAGCTGGAAATCCTCTCTGTCCTACACGGCTGACAACCCAGGCTCCGCTCCTGGTGCTCAGGTACACCTGTGGATCAGGCCAGACCAGAGAGGAAATATCATCTTTTACACTTTCAACAATACAGATTGTTTGATGATACGGTCAAAGGTAACATTATTTTGATAACAGCACTGCTCTATTTGAAATAGAcccaaaaactaaaaaatggTAATTCTGTACCTTCTCAGCAACTCTACTGATATCCACAGCAATATCGCCTCCAGAATTTCCAATCCCAATAACCACCACTCTCTTCCCCTCCATCCCATCAGCATTGCGATATTCCCAGCTGTGGAAGTATCTGCCTTCAAAGCTCTCAATACCTGAAATGGAATAAGAAAAAAGATGGTGTATCATAGCTGCATGGAGCAGCAAATAGatacaatacaacacaatatacagtatgatttCTGGTACCTGTGAAGTCGCTGAGTGGCAGGTGAGGTTGGGTGAAGTGTCCGGTACAAACCATCACTGCGTCAAAAACATGAGTCTCCCTCTgaccctctctttctgtctccacctcccACTGGCCTGTCACAGCAAAGTCTGGAGTCTGCCTCACACTGAGCACAGTAgtctgagacacacaaacagacacacatgcacgcacagtGCTGAATATACTACACTGTATTTAATATGCGTATGGCATGGTATTTATATTGTACTcctgaaaactgaaatttgagCTCTATTcctatatacacatatacagtcGAGGATTATAATCATATATTCCCACAAAAGTTGCAGTTTACAGTTGTCATTAATTGAAAAATATAGACCTATGTTAAGGTTTACATGTTTTCCTTATGAAGATTAACTTTTAATATTGTCATTAAAAACTTTGATTTAGTTGTTGTGACCTTTCGTTTTCATCCAGATTCAGAAtttgaaaagcagcaaaactaATTTTTAAAAGAAGCACACAGTGCtcactgtatttgtatttgtgaacTTTAGGATATTTCTAAATCATTTCAGCGTCATTTAATTTtttgcaaataaacaaaatctaaattcaacaatttattttcatttccacattCACCATGAGTCAAAGTCCCGAAAAGCTTGTGTTACATTATTGAatatatttctcctctctgctaCATAGAGACAAAGTAGCTGCATTCATACTGTTGATGTTATAAACAAACCTGAAGACCACTAACCTGGAAGTGTATGTGCTGCAGCAGATTGAACGCCTTGGCATACAGGCGCAGATACAGCAGCACCTCAGAGTGGTGCATGTTGTTGGGGAGCTCCGCAGGAGGAGGGAAGTCACTGAAAGACATCATCTCTTTGGAGCTGTTAATGACCACCGACTGATAGATGTTGGCTCGTCCAGGCTCTGGCTTCTCCTAACGACGACATGATAGACATAAATTTCACTTCTCTGCTCTGCCTGTTATCAAACTGTCACACATATAATACAGTATGATTTATCCATTAACATTTCCCAAACTTCAGAGGACTTTTAAAATACAGGATCATTGTGAGGCCTGCTGGTGGACACAGTTAAAGCATGTAGATACATTACACTGATCAACAAAAGCTAAAGTGGGAATCTAATTAGTTACTAAGTACCAGATcatattgttttttaattggAGAAGTCTGTCATTAAAAGTGtgtaattttgtgtctattttatCAGTGAGTTTACAACCAATCCAAGGTTAGCATTTCcttatttaaataataaactaaaGGGTCAACAGTTATTTTGGCTTTtggcaggagaaaaaaagtTCTGAAAAACAGAGGGATATTTGGTGACAATCCTCAGTTACAGCACATGATACAGATGAATATGACTCTATAACAAACAAGTGCTTTCCCTTACCTTAAATCTCCATAGACCTCCAATGTCATGGCTGCTGTCAAAGCAGGTTGGATTCAGACCTTCATCCAAACAGGCCTTGATGCTGGTTAGACCTGAAGGACCCGCACCAATCACTGCCACCCTCTGAACCATATTGGACAGGAAGCTCAGCTAACAGCGATGGAAACTCTGACTCTGAGATAGAGGCTAGGCCAGGAGTAAGCAGAAAGGTGTAGGAGGAAATGATGGTGTTGTTATGTAGCGTGACATGAAGCAGCGATGAGATGAGTGCGTGACTGTCACACTCTTCACACCCCATTGTTTTTGAGTCATTTGCACAAAAGTGTGGCTTTTCAAAGACGATTGAGTCAATCAAGATAATTATGTCAATTTCATTCTGACAGATGAGTAATAATCAAGATTTAAAGTTTCATCTTATACAAAGCATTGGCAGCATCTGTTCCCTTTCTTCAGTTATACTTCAAAAACCTATAAAGCCAGATTtatctgagctgctgctcttGTCTTTGATGACAAGAGAAAAAATTATGGATGAGATTAAAGCTGAACAGACCTCATTCACAGCAGACAGTCTGACGAGTCAACACAGGTGTATGTAATGTCATTATCTGCTGTACTGCATTCACTGTGGGATGGAGCCATAGTTAATATTATTAGTTCCACCTGTGATTTTCCTGCAATAACctatcaaaatgtctgctgtgaaaaagtcagagaatcTGATTCATTCGGGAATagttaagaaaacacacacacacacacacacactgctctgttgGAGGTTGATCAAGATTCAGgtcaaaaaagaacaaaacatgaaacacaagatggaggaaaataaaataattaaaaataattttgtcattttaaaaaatcagcctttattcaaatgttaatgcgctgtttttatttcatgaaattcaaaaactgaaaaagaactCAGCAGTAATTGTGGCATGAGTAAACAGGCACACTGCTAAGTCAGTGTGTGGTAATGGTACCTctttcagaaacagaaaatactgcagCAGCCTTTCTCGACCAAGTTTAATTGTACTATCAATACTGGAACGAATGAACTTATACTTTTAAAAATCTCTATTGATCCAGAGGCTTTTTCTGAAATtgacacaacaaacaaacatgttttttgtttcttgcaTCCACCACACAGGATCTAACATAGATATGATGTATTGTATTATTCATCCTATTTTCAAGCTGAATGTTTTAATTAGCAAATTTCATTTAAGCAAAAGGGATACTTATTAATTTACAGACCAGTGTAACTGTACCAGGCCTAACAACAAACTGCAAAccaacattaacacaaacactggacaTCAGtggctctgtcctcctccaacCACTGCCACATGACGAGTCATACTTCAGCTCTGTGAAGGACGATACAGAtcagtctgaatgttttctCCGACAGCAACAGGATGCATTTGTGGATCTGTACACCAGAGGGAGTTGGCCAGGAccttttcctatttttttttccctctgtcatgttgacatttctgtaaatgttgGCT from the Lates calcarifer isolate ASB-BC8 linkage group LG17, TLL_Latcal_v3, whole genome shotgun sequence genome contains:
- the LOC108879031 gene encoding flavin-containing monooxygenase 5 — encoded protein: MVQRVAVIGAGPSGLTSIKACLDEGLNPTCFDSSHDIGGLWRFKEKPEPGRANIYQSVVINSSKEMMSFSDFPPPAELPNNMHHSEVLLYLRLYAKAFNLLQHIHFQTTVLSVRQTPDFAVTGQWEVETEREGQRETHVFDAVMVCTGHFTQPHLPLSDFTGIESFEGRYFHSWEYRNADGMEGKRVVVIGIGNSGGDIAVDISRVAEKVYLSTRSGAWVVSRVGQRGFPADLFGTSRMHLMINKVFSSWINRMLEKNLNEAFDHKLYGLKPKHGLFAQIPVVNDDLPARIISGRVQVKPNVKEFCGSSVVFTDGSVINNVDVVVFATGYNYSFPFLPSALQAKSGYRLLLYKHVFPPALTQPTLAVVGFIHGFGAVNPLAEMQARWATRVFKGLSTLPSEERIIKEIQKDTKTMHQSFACSERNPLQVDYIPYLDSLAEQVGARPNILWLLMKDPRLALQVWLGPCTSYQYRLTGPGQWVGARQAILTQWERVIQPFRTREVPEPETRPSSRLSIMVTFSGVILLYCCYNKFCI